In Afipia sp. GAS231, a single window of DNA contains:
- a CDS encoding cyclase family protein: MARKLIDISVPLQNDVPADPPGGHPTIQYIDHQQGLPRMLQFFDGLKAEDLPDGQGWAVEQVQLSTHNGTHLDAPWHFHPTMNRGERSWTIDEVPLEWCLQPGVKLDFRHFPDGYVATAKDVEAELKRIGHTLSPLEIVVVNTSAGVKYGRQDYVTSGCGMGYEATMYLLERGVRLTGIDGWSWDAPFVYTAKKYAETHDASLIWEGHKAGRHIGYCHIEKLHNLEQLPSTGFTVSCFPVKIERASAGWTRAVAILDG; this comes from the coding sequence ATGGCGCGCAAGTTGATCGACATCTCCGTTCCCCTGCAAAACGACGTGCCCGCCGATCCGCCGGGCGGACACCCGACCATCCAGTACATCGATCACCAGCAGGGCCTGCCGCGAATGCTGCAGTTCTTCGACGGACTGAAAGCCGAGGATCTGCCTGACGGGCAGGGCTGGGCGGTCGAACAGGTGCAGCTCTCCACCCATAACGGCACGCATCTGGATGCGCCCTGGCACTTCCATCCCACCATGAACCGCGGCGAGCGTTCCTGGACCATCGACGAAGTGCCGCTGGAGTGGTGCCTGCAGCCCGGCGTCAAACTCGACTTCCGGCATTTTCCGGACGGCTATGTCGCCACCGCCAAGGACGTCGAAGCCGAACTCAAGCGCATCGGGCACACGCTGTCGCCGCTGGAAATCGTGGTGGTCAACACCTCTGCTGGCGTCAAATACGGAAGGCAGGACTACGTCACCTCGGGCTGCGGCATGGGCTACGAGGCGACGATGTACCTTTTGGAGCGCGGCGTGCGGCTGACCGGCATCGACGGCTGGAGCTGGGACGCACCGTTCGTCTACACCGCGAAGAAATACGCCGAGACCCATGACGCCAGCCTGATCTGGGAAGGCCACAAGGCCGGCCGTCATATCGGCTACTGTCACATCGAAAAGCTGCACAATCTCGAGCAGCTGCCGTCGACCGGGTTTACGGTGTCGTGCTTCCCGGTGAAGATCGAGCGCGCCTCGGCGGGCTGGACCCGGGCGGTGGCGATTCTCGACGGCTAG
- a CDS encoding fumarylacetoacetate hydrolase family protein has protein sequence MKLATFKSGSQDKVAIVHSGDGRLFDLAAAASRDSGANPAFASMLALIDAGDAALEQAAKVFDKHGKDESLSVSVDGADILAPIPEPRQMRDGMSFPLHILQAPRGQLKLAARANNDMAELARLNAEPLGELPEIYRKQPIYYITNRFSVRGTDTTVKWPRYSQVMDYECEYGVITKNKGANITAAKAKDHIFGYTIFNDFSARDAQRIEMEGRLGPAKGKSFDGGNVMGPWIVTPDEIGDPYKLKMEVRVNGKMRSQGVSDGMLFPFEEIIAHVTKDETLMPGEFIGSGTVGNGCGLELGWYLEDGDSIELEVEKIGILKNRVERQQA, from the coding sequence ATGAAACTCGCAACATTCAAATCCGGCAGTCAGGACAAGGTCGCCATCGTGCATTCCGGCGATGGTCGCCTGTTCGATCTTGCCGCCGCCGCCAGCCGCGATAGCGGCGCCAATCCGGCCTTCGCTTCGATGCTGGCCCTGATCGATGCCGGCGACGCCGCGCTCGAACAGGCCGCGAAGGTGTTCGACAAGCACGGCAAAGACGAGTCCCTGTCGGTGTCTGTTGATGGCGCCGACATCCTCGCGCCGATCCCTGAGCCGCGGCAGATGCGGGACGGCATGTCGTTCCCGTTGCATATCCTGCAGGCCCCGCGGGGGCAGTTGAAGCTTGCGGCGCGCGCCAACAACGATATGGCGGAACTGGCGCGGCTTAACGCCGAACCGCTCGGCGAATTGCCGGAGATCTATCGCAAGCAACCGATCTACTACATCACCAACCGCTTCAGCGTCCGCGGCACCGATACGACCGTCAAGTGGCCGCGCTACAGCCAGGTGATGGATTACGAATGCGAATACGGCGTCATTACCAAGAACAAGGGCGCCAATATCACGGCCGCCAAGGCCAAAGACCACATCTTCGGCTATACCATCTTCAACGATTTCTCGGCCCGCGATGCCCAGAGGATCGAGATGGAAGGCCGGCTCGGCCCCGCCAAGGGCAAGAGCTTTGACGGCGGCAATGTGATGGGGCCCTGGATCGTCACGCCAGACGAGATCGGCGACCCCTACAAACTGAAGATGGAGGTCCGGGTGAACGGCAAGATGCGCTCGCAAGGCGTATCCGACGGCATGCTGTTCCCGTTCGAGGAAATCATCGCCCACGTCACCAAGGACGAGACCTTGATGCCCGGCGAGTTCATCGGCTCGGGCACCGTCGGCAACGGTTGCGGACTGGAACTCGGCTGGTACCTTGAAGATGGCGACAGCATCGAGCTTGAAGTCGAGAAGATCGGAATTTTGAAGAACCGGGTCGAGCGGCAACAGGCTTAG
- a CDS encoding ABC transporter substrate-binding protein yields MALTGAALAQAKIQVGCTATSDCASAMVAVDEGIFKKHGLEVEMTPIGINSNIPAAILSNSIQIGGPTSTVFLQAVDGGLDLVGIAGASVMNPVSNGNITAFVRNGITIKEPKDFVGKKVGAPGLNAFLHVLFVKWLVEKGVDPRSVNFVEVTFPTMSDIIKSGGVDAVLTAEPFVTRMTNAGLGSVGARYAVELARTDPIIFYAASREWADKNAGAIKKFRDAIAESAEIVNNDREKASASISKFTKQAIELVKATPPNRSEPALKPEQLGWWIEVMSSQKMLQSKLEPNKLVLK; encoded by the coding sequence ATGGCGCTGACGGGCGCTGCCCTGGCGCAAGCCAAGATCCAGGTCGGCTGCACCGCGACGTCGGATTGCGCCTCCGCCATGGTCGCGGTCGACGAAGGCATCTTCAAGAAACACGGGCTCGAGGTTGAGATGACGCCGATCGGCATCAACTCGAACATTCCGGCGGCAATCCTGTCGAACTCGATCCAGATCGGCGGGCCGACCTCGACCGTATTCCTGCAGGCCGTCGACGGCGGGCTGGACCTCGTCGGCATCGCCGGCGCCTCGGTGATGAATCCGGTGTCGAACGGCAACATCACTGCCTTCGTCCGCAACGGCATCACCATCAAGGAGCCAAAGGATTTCGTCGGCAAGAAGGTCGGTGCGCCCGGCCTCAATGCCTTCCTGCATGTGCTGTTCGTGAAATGGCTGGTCGAAAAGGGCGTTGATCCCAGGAGCGTCAATTTCGTCGAGGTCACCTTCCCGACCATGTCCGACATCATCAAGTCCGGCGGCGTCGATGCGGTGCTGACGGCCGAACCGTTCGTGACGCGCATGACCAATGCGGGCCTAGGCTCGGTCGGCGCGCGCTACGCGGTCGAACTGGCGCGGACCGATCCGATCATCTTCTATGCGGCCTCGCGCGAATGGGCCGACAAGAACGCGGGGGCGATCAAGAAATTCCGCGACGCGATCGCCGAATCTGCCGAAATCGTCAACAACGATCGCGAAAAGGCCTCCGCCTCGATTTCCAAGTTCACCAAGCAGGCGATCGAGCTGGTCAAGGCGACGCCGCCGAACCGTTCCGAACCGGCGCTGAAGCCCGAGCAGCTCGGATGGTGGATCGAGGTGATGTCGTCGCAGAAGATGTTGCAATCCAAACTCGA
- a CDS encoding amidohydrolase family protein has translation MTEMRAPALRGCFCCDQDIPSSSAPSRRGFMLGAGALALATATGGGRAVAQATPEAKPFRIDVHHHLSPPSYITASKDLGFGEGLMRSWTIEKSLDDMDKAGTATAMLSVTTPGINPVKTDVARRLCRESNEYAAKLVADYPGRFGNFAMLPLRDAEGSLREIEHALDTLKADGIALMTSYNDKWLGDPLFLPVMEELNRRKALVYTHPTAANCCVNLVSTQQPVMIEFGTDTTRTIADIVFSGNAQKFRDIRWIFSHAGGTMPFLIERFVRNPLLEPKTKPTVPDGTLAELRRFYYDTAQTSNKSAMSALAAIIPPSQIVFGTDFPYRNGIDHVKGLREADVFTDEQIASIERGNALKLIPRLAS, from the coding sequence ATGACGGAAATGCGTGCGCCCGCGCTGCGGGGATGTTTCTGCTGCGATCAGGACATTCCGTCATCTTCCGCGCCGTCGCGGCGCGGCTTCATGCTCGGTGCCGGCGCGCTGGCGCTGGCGACGGCCACGGGTGGCGGTCGCGCCGTGGCGCAGGCCACGCCGGAGGCAAAGCCGTTTCGCATCGACGTCCATCATCATCTGTCGCCGCCGAGTTACATCACGGCGTCAAAGGACCTCGGGTTCGGCGAAGGCCTGATGCGGAGCTGGACCATCGAGAAATCGCTCGATGACATGGACAAGGCCGGCACCGCCACCGCGATGCTGTCGGTTACCACCCCCGGCATCAACCCGGTGAAAACAGACGTGGCGCGGCGGCTGTGCCGAGAGTCCAATGAATATGCCGCCAAACTGGTCGCGGATTATCCCGGGCGGTTCGGCAATTTTGCGATGCTGCCGCTCCGGGATGCCGAAGGCAGTTTGCGCGAAATCGAACACGCGCTCGATACGCTGAAGGCCGACGGCATCGCGTTGATGACGAGCTACAACGACAAATGGCTCGGCGATCCCCTGTTCCTGCCGGTGATGGAAGAACTCAATCGCCGCAAGGCGCTGGTCTACACCCATCCGACCGCGGCCAATTGCTGCGTCAATCTCGTGTCCACGCAGCAGCCTGTCATGATCGAGTTCGGCACCGACACGACGCGGACCATCGCCGACATCGTCTTTTCGGGCAACGCGCAGAAGTTTCGCGACATCCGCTGGATCTTCTCGCATGCCGGCGGAACCATGCCGTTCCTGATCGAGCGCTTTGTCCGTAATCCCCTGCTGGAGCCGAAGACGAAACCAACCGTGCCGGACGGCACGCTGGCCGAGCTCAGGCGCTTCTACTACGACACCGCCCAGACCTCGAACAAAAGCGCGATGTCGGCCTTGGCCGCGATCATTCCGCCATCGCAGATCGTGTTCGGCACCGATTTTCCGTATCGCAACGGCATCGATCACGTGAAGGGATTGCGCGAGGCTGATGTATTCACCGACGAACAAATCGCGTCGATCGAACGCGGCAATGCGCTCAAGCTGATCCCGCGGCTGGCAAGCTAG